The following proteins are co-located in the Rattus norvegicus strain BN/NHsdMcwi chromosome 19, GRCr8, whole genome shotgun sequence genome:
- the LOC134483115 gene encoding disks large homolog 5-like encodes MFARLCRRFGRVDVDREESRVKQTKPKAACRQTSSPENVLNKVQANEEEERLNRELELTTKERNELTDRLLYVTGGSMSKSPYFRPNPFYENLKIKEKEVMSLLHNLDPKNIEHREKFQELKKEINFYRNLHSRLLMDQACMKKKLVTLKQESKELERYLFELNPNAEDEQEKTSNLQTQQNLVGTSS; translated from the exons atgtttgcccgtctttgtaggcgctttgggagagttgatgttgatagagaagagtctagagtgaagcaaacgaaacctaaag cggcctgcagacagacgtcatcccctgaaaatgtcctaaacaaggtgcaggccaacgaggaagaggagaggctgaatagagaactggagctaactaccaaggagagaaatgagctgacagatcgcctcctttatgtgacaggtggatccatgagcaagag cccctacttcaggccaaatccattttatgaaaacttgaagataaaggagaaagaggtcatgtcattactgcacaacttagacccaaagaacattgaacatcgtgagaaatttcaggagctcaagaaggagattaacttctatcg caacctgcacagccggctcctgatggaccaggcatgtatgaagaagaagttggtcacattgaagcaggagagcaaggagttagagcgatatttgtttgagttgaacccgaatgctgaagacgaacaggagaagaccagcaacctccagacccagcaaaatttggtaggaacaagcagctga